From the Coffea eugenioides isolate CCC68of chromosome 1, Ceug_1.0, whole genome shotgun sequence genome, the window GAGAGCTGTTGTAAATCTTGGAATGGCTGGGTAACTACTGCAAGAGCAGGGGTATctggaaaagaaaagcaaaacgGCTTGAAATTACTTACACTAACGAAGCTATATTTCCTAAATAGGCAAAATGCAAGGAGGGATTCATGCCATTGTCTCACACGGGAATATCCTTAGGAATGCTATTCTGCAGCATGTTCGTGTAGTCAGTCCAGTAATGCGGTCACTTGTGTTTGCAAGACACGAGTCAACTTCAGCTGCTCAAATGGAGGAGCATGGTTTTGAAAGTACCAAAATATCAGATGTTTTAAAAGCCAAGGGGAAAGGTGCGGATGGCTCCTGGCTCTGGTGTACCACAGATGACACTGTTTATGATGCAGTGAAGTCGGTGGGTATCTTTGTGCTGTAAGCCTGGTCCAGCATGCTACTGCTGTTAATGGTTTTAGTACTTACTTCCCCCATAAGCGTCTATTCACAAAGTAGACACTCATATCGTTATGCAAGATCATGTAGCCTTTTCAGCGCATGTATTTGGTGAAGATATTCGTATACTTTTGGTGATCTAAAACTAACAAATAAATACTGAAAAATGTGTTCAATACAGATGACGAACCACAATGTTGGAGCCTTAGTGGTAGTAAAGCCTAAAGAGCAAAATGCAATCGCTGGCATCATCACAGAGAGAGGTAAATTGTGAACCCCAAAATCCAAAGCAAATACATATGCTGAAGTTGCAAAACATTCGAATCACGTCACCTGTTGAGCTGTTTGGATGCAAGAGCTTGCTTTCTGGGGGTGGTAAAGGGGAAAACTAATATGTTCCTAGGCTTTGTGAACAACCAACCAATCTATAATCCCACTTGTTAAACTTTGATTTATCACTTTAGTGTAGGTACTTGGACCTCAAAGGAAGATGAGGACTTGTGACTCATTCTTCCATCCCTGTTTACTTCACATTCATGATATCTAAGATTTCTGATCCCTAATATAGCAAtatattttaagaaaattatgtTGCTAGCATTTTACATTGGTATTTCAATCACAAAGCCCATTATTTTGTTGGTATTTTCGTAGCACCAGCAACGTGAAGTTTACTATAGGAAGCTTGTTCCAACAAACCCCTTTTCCACATTGGCAGTAGAATTTGCTGATGGTGACTATGTACAAACAATAATGTTTCTCAAATCTTATTGATAGTTGAACTTTGAGCCCGCATGATCTATTCAAAATGCGCATAGGTTttcatttttctgattttttgctGTAAGTTTTCCTTTCAAATTGTGGATTGAATTCTATTCTTGTGCGAGTTATGATGTGGAATGGCATTTTAAGATACGTTTGCATATTTGTTCTTCTATAGTGGTGTCAAATAAATATACATCTGGTGAGGCATTGTGTTTCTTGGTCCAGACTATCTCAGGAAAATCATAGTACAGGGAAGATCGTCCAAATCAACAAAAGTTGGTGATATCATGACTGAAGAGGTACGTGTCACAAGTGATATCTAATGATGAAGCTTTTAAATAAGTTGGTTATCTTCCCGTGGCAATGCGAAACATATTGTAATTTGTGATGACGTGGTGATTTCAGAACAAGCTTATTACTGTCACACCTGACACCAAGGTCTTGAAAGCAATGCAGTTGATGACTGGTAAACTGAATCTTATTATCTGAATTCAAAGAATTGCCGACCTTTTTTAAGAAAGTTTTCCCCTGATTTGAATATGAATAATGGATTGCTGCAGATAACCGCATCAGGCACATTCCGGTGGTTGATAATAAAGGGATGGTAGGCATGGTGTCTATTGGAGACGTGGTTCGTGCTGTAGTGAGTGAGCACCGGGATGAATTGGACCGCTTAAATGCTTATATTCAAGGAGGATattagaagaagaagatgatgatgatgacgacAACGACGACGAGGAGTCGAGAGTGCGGAAGGGTTGTAAATATTCTCTTGTATGCATCGCTTTAGCCTGCGATTTACCTGCAAGATGCAGCCTATGGCTTGATTAGGTTTCCAATAATAGCATGGACTCTGAAGCCGCTTGCACCTGTTTTCCGTTGTTTGTAGCCTTTCCATTTGCTGCTCTTTGGTAACTTCAAAATAATAAGTTTGACAGTTATCTTTGAATCGGGCTTTGAATCGGGCTTAGGCTATAATTTGTTTGATCGTGTATGTTGATGAGCCTGTTTCAACCGAACATTCAGGGTCTTTCCAAAACAAAacagaaccaaaaaaaaaaatggggaaCGAAGAAGAATTTTCCATAGCTTCGCAACCAGGTGGTGTACGGTGACTGCTTTTCAGAGACGCTGTTATGTTGAGTACGGTGGTTGTTAGATCAAAAG encodes:
- the LOC113759711 gene encoding CBS domain-containing protein CBSX3, mitochondrial, translated to MQGGIHAIVSHGNILRNAILQHVRVVSPVMRSLVFARHESTSAAQMEEHGFESTKISDVLKAKGKGADGSWLWCTTDDTVYDAVKSMTNHNVGALVVVKPKEQNAIAGIITERDYLRKIIVQGRSSKSTKVGDIMTEENKLITVTPDTKVLKAMQLMTDNRIRHIPVVDNKGMVGMVSIGDVVRAVVSEHRDELDRLNAYIQGGY